One Heptranchias perlo isolate sHepPer1 chromosome 2, sHepPer1.hap1, whole genome shotgun sequence DNA segment encodes these proteins:
- the en2a gene encoding homeobox protein engrailed-2a, with protein sequence MEENDQNNNRVDNQESSNESNRAIMPLLQAPGNQLPHRITNFFIDNILRPDFGKRKDGHRDQSHIPGRENVSPSALVSGQSGGSPPGGGGGGGGGGGGGGGGGGGGGGAPPSPSAAAKKRDVAGDGALRNGESADQSQNSDSDSSHSSSNAASQPMLWPAWVYCTRYSDRPSSGPRSRKPKKKTPNKEDKRPRTAFTAEQLQRLKAEFQTNRYLTEQRRQSLAHELSLNESQIKIWFQNKRAKIKKANGSKNTLALHLMAQGLYNHSSTGKEDKEESE encoded by the exons ATGGAAGAAAATGATCAAAATAACAACCGCGTGGACAACCAGGAGTCGAGCAACGAGTCGAACCGGGCCATCATGCCACTCCTGCAGGCGCCCGGCAACCAGCTCCCCCACCGGATCACCAACTTTTTCATCGACAACATCCTACGGCCGGACTTCGGCAAGAGGAAAGACGGGCACCGGGATCAGAGCCATATCCCCGGGAGGGAGAACGTCAGCCCGTCGGCTCTGGTGTCCGGGCAGAGCGGAGGCAGTCCgcccgggggaggaggaggaggaggaggtggtggaggtggtggcggcggcggtggaggaggaggaggaggggctccCCCCAGCCCGTCTGCCGCGGCCAAGAAACGTGATGTGGCGGGAGATGGAGCGCTGAGGAACGGCGAGAGCGCCGACCAGTCCCAGAACTCGGACTCGGACAGCTCTCACAGCAGCAGCAACGCAGCTTCGCAACCCATGCTATGGCCTGCTTGGGTTTACTGCACTAGATACTCGGACAGGCCTTCTTCAG GTCCCAGGTCCCGCAAACCAAAGAAGAAGACTCCCAATAAAGAGGACAAGCGACCGAGGACAGCATTCACTGCCGAGCAGTTGCAGAGACTGAAAGCCGAGTTTCAGACTAACCGCTACCTAACCGAGCAGCGCCGGCAGAGCTTGGCTCACGAACTCAGTCTCAACGAATCCCAAATCAAAATCTGGTTTCAGAACAAGCGAGCCAAAATCAAGAAAGCTAACGGATCAAAGAACACACTGGCACTCCATTTAATGGCGCAAGGACTCTATAACCATTCCAGCACGGGGAAGGAAGACAAGGAAGAAAGTGAATAG